From one Lotus japonicus ecotype B-129 chromosome 3, LjGifu_v1.2 genomic stretch:
- the LOC130743121 gene encoding protein VASCULAR ASSOCIATED DEATH 1, chloroplastic isoform X4 yields the protein MASTAVATAGNDEPPPPQQQPTDPSSSSTVDRSDSSNSSPNHIADTEIQFLSPDALKSEEYRQLFRLPPEEVLIEDFNCAIQENILIQGHLYVFVNFICFYSNIFGFETKRIIPFPEVTGIRRAKTAGLFPNAIEILAGSRKQHFFASFLSRDEAFNIINDGWLRQGNDASAITEQQETISESSSQENGFITVETVKSSNTLDNESLSTDPSTDTSRCKDLGLPSIGEDPVLVTVPKKQSSVKQVAVPELNNDSPSMSRNWNEEDIDAPTTAEAYTCVAESTFPIEVEAFFRYFFSDDAVNFHGSFHKRCGDKDFKCASWYPQEKFGYARELSFQHPIKIYLGAKFGCCREVQKFRVYRNSHLVVETSQEISDVPYADYFRVEGLWSVKRNMDKPKECCILRVYVNVAFSKKTMWKGKIVQSTIEECREAYATWINMAHEMLKQKNLEKQENGLIAAAVPNGKLNFDREAKTGESSEGSQEQSNPTSRQAQSNVVDPSVVPSMFKELTTKFRSSLKSQSNLSLLLVTIFALIFFMQQFSILVLLARPQHVHVNTPIDFMNRMENGASRSASDVAWMEKRIHHLKDEMYMVETRLERMRNEHALLKKQLQDLEQK from the exons atGGCTTCCACGGCTGTCGCCACCGCCGGAAACGACGAACCACCACCGCCGCAGCAGCAGCCAACGGATCCTTCCTCGTCCTCCACTGTTGATCGGAGCGATTCCTCCAATTCCTCGCCCAATCATATCGCAGATACTGAAATTCAG ttTCTGTCTCCAGATGCATTGAAGAGCGAAGAGTATCGTCAATTGTTTCGTCTTCCACCGGAGGAA GTCCTTATTGAAGATTTTAATTGTGCCATCCAGGAAAACATACTTATTCAG GGTCATTTGTACGTCTTTGTCAACTTTATTTGTTTCTACTCGAACATCTTTGGATTTGAGACCAAG AGAATAATCCCATTCCCCGAAGTCACGGGTATACGGAGGGCAAAGACAGCTGGGCTCTTTCCCAATGCCATTGAAATTCTTGCTGGAAGCAGGAAG CAGCACTTCTTTGCATCCTTCCTATCACGTGATGAAGCTTTCAATATTATTAACGATGGATGGTTGCGGCAGGGCAATGATGCTAGTGCAATTACAGAACAGCAG GAAACAATATCTGAGTCCAGCAGCCAAGAGAATGGATTTATAACTGTTGAAACTGTCAAAAGTTCCAATACACTTGACAACGAGTCACTTTCTACAGACCC GAGCACAGATACTTCCAGGTGCAAAGACTTGGGGCTTCCATCCATTGGAGAGGACCCTGTATTAGTGACGGTTCCAAAGAAACAATCCAGTGTTAAACAGGTTGCTGTACCTGAATTGAACAATGATTCCCCAAGCATGAGTCGGAACTGGAATGAGGAGGATATTGATGCTCCAACAA CCGCAGAAGCTTATACATGTGTTGCAGAATCAACGTTTCCG ATAGAGGTTGAAGCCTTCTTTAGGTACTTTTTCTCAGATGATGCTGTAAATTTTCATGGGTCTTTTCATAAAAGATGTGGTGATAAAG ACTTCAAGTGTGCTTCATGGTATCCTCAGGAGAAATTTGGGTATGCTCGCGAACTGTCATTTCAACATCCAATAAAAATTTATCTTG GAGCAAAATTTGGTTGTTGCCGTGAGGTCCAGAAATTTCGAGTTTACAGAAACAG TCACCTGGTTGTAGAGACATCCCAAGAAATCAGTGATGTACCTTACGCAGATTATTTCCGTGTTGAG GGATTGTGGAGTGTAAAGAGAAACATGGACAAACCAAAGGAATGCTGCATATTACGGGTATATGTGAATGTGGCATTTTCTAAGAAAACTATGTGGAAAG GCAAAATAGTACAGTCAACAATTGAAGAATGCCGAGAGGCTTATGCGACTTGGATCAACATG GCACATGAGATGTTGAAGCAGAAGAACCTTGAAAAACAAG AAAATGGTCTCATTGCTGCTGCAGTTCCAAACGGcaaattgaattttgatagaGAAGCCAAGACTGGCGAATCTTCAGAAGGGTCACAGGAGCAAAGTAACCCCACAAGTAGACAAGCTCAATCAAATGTCGTTGACCCGTCAGTTGTTCCATCTATGTTCAAAGAATTAACGACAAAGTTCAGGTCATCTTTGAAAAGCCAGAGCAATCTTTCCCTGCTCCTTGTTACCATTTTCGCTCTGATTTTCTTCATGCAG CAGTTTAGCATACTTGTGCTATTGGCCAGACCTCAACACGTACATGTCAACACTCCTATAGACTTTATGAATAGGATGGAAAATGGAGCGTCTAGAAGTGCTTCAGACGTAGCGTGGATGGAGAAAAGAATTCACCACCTTAAAGATGAGATGTACATGGTTGAGACTAGACTTGAAAGAATGCGGAATGAGCATGCGCTCTTGAAAAAGCAACTACAAGATCTAGAACAGAAATAG
- the LOC130743121 gene encoding protein VASCULAR ASSOCIATED DEATH 1, chloroplastic isoform X5, giving the protein MASTAVATAGNDEPPPPQQQPTDPSSSSTVDRSDSSNSSPNHIADTEIQFLSPDALKSEEYRQLFRLPPEEVLIEDFNCAIQENILIQGHLYVFVNFICFYSNIFGFETKRIIPFPEVTGIRRAKTAGLFPNAIEILAGSRKHFFASFLSRDEAFNIINDGWLRQGNDASAITEQQETISESSSQENGFITVETVKSSNTLDNESLSTDPSTDTSRCKDLGLPSIGEDPVLVTVPKKQSSVKQVAVPELNNDSPSMSRNWNEEDIDAPTTAEAYTCVAESTFPIEVEAFFRYFFSDDAVNFHGSFHKRCGDKDFKCASWYPQEKFGYARELSFQHPIKIYLGAKFGCCREVQKFRVYRNSHLVVETSQEISDVPYADYFRVEGLWSVKRNMDKPKECCILRVYVNVAFSKKTMWKGKIVQSTIEECREAYATWINMAHEMLKQKNLEKQENGLIAAAVPNGKLNFDREAKTGESSEGSQEQSNPTSRQAQSNVVDPSVVPSMFKELTTKFRSSLKSQSNLSLLLVTIFALIFFMQQFSILVLLARPQHVHVNTPIDFMNRMENGASRSASDVAWMEKRIHHLKDEMYMVETRLERMRNEHALLKKQLQDLEQK; this is encoded by the exons atGGCTTCCACGGCTGTCGCCACCGCCGGAAACGACGAACCACCACCGCCGCAGCAGCAGCCAACGGATCCTTCCTCGTCCTCCACTGTTGATCGGAGCGATTCCTCCAATTCCTCGCCCAATCATATCGCAGATACTGAAATTCAG ttTCTGTCTCCAGATGCATTGAAGAGCGAAGAGTATCGTCAATTGTTTCGTCTTCCACCGGAGGAA GTCCTTATTGAAGATTTTAATTGTGCCATCCAGGAAAACATACTTATTCAG GGTCATTTGTACGTCTTTGTCAACTTTATTTGTTTCTACTCGAACATCTTTGGATTTGAGACCAAG AGAATAATCCCATTCCCCGAAGTCACGGGTATACGGAGGGCAAAGACAGCTGGGCTCTTTCCCAATGCCATTGAAATTCTTGCTGGAAGCAGGAAG CACTTCTTTGCATCCTTCCTATCACGTGATGAAGCTTTCAATATTATTAACGATGGATGGTTGCGGCAGGGCAATGATGCTAGTGCAATTACAGAACAGCAG GAAACAATATCTGAGTCCAGCAGCCAAGAGAATGGATTTATAACTGTTGAAACTGTCAAAAGTTCCAATACACTTGACAACGAGTCACTTTCTACAGACCC GAGCACAGATACTTCCAGGTGCAAAGACTTGGGGCTTCCATCCATTGGAGAGGACCCTGTATTAGTGACGGTTCCAAAGAAACAATCCAGTGTTAAACAGGTTGCTGTACCTGAATTGAACAATGATTCCCCAAGCATGAGTCGGAACTGGAATGAGGAGGATATTGATGCTCCAACAA CCGCAGAAGCTTATACATGTGTTGCAGAATCAACGTTTCCG ATAGAGGTTGAAGCCTTCTTTAGGTACTTTTTCTCAGATGATGCTGTAAATTTTCATGGGTCTTTTCATAAAAGATGTGGTGATAAAG ACTTCAAGTGTGCTTCATGGTATCCTCAGGAGAAATTTGGGTATGCTCGCGAACTGTCATTTCAACATCCAATAAAAATTTATCTTG GAGCAAAATTTGGTTGTTGCCGTGAGGTCCAGAAATTTCGAGTTTACAGAAACAG TCACCTGGTTGTAGAGACATCCCAAGAAATCAGTGATGTACCTTACGCAGATTATTTCCGTGTTGAG GGATTGTGGAGTGTAAAGAGAAACATGGACAAACCAAAGGAATGCTGCATATTACGGGTATATGTGAATGTGGCATTTTCTAAGAAAACTATGTGGAAAG GCAAAATAGTACAGTCAACAATTGAAGAATGCCGAGAGGCTTATGCGACTTGGATCAACATG GCACATGAGATGTTGAAGCAGAAGAACCTTGAAAAACAAG AAAATGGTCTCATTGCTGCTGCAGTTCCAAACGGcaaattgaattttgatagaGAAGCCAAGACTGGCGAATCTTCAGAAGGGTCACAGGAGCAAAGTAACCCCACAAGTAGACAAGCTCAATCAAATGTCGTTGACCCGTCAGTTGTTCCATCTATGTTCAAAGAATTAACGACAAAGTTCAGGTCATCTTTGAAAAGCCAGAGCAATCTTTCCCTGCTCCTTGTTACCATTTTCGCTCTGATTTTCTTCATGCAG CAGTTTAGCATACTTGTGCTATTGGCCAGACCTCAACACGTACATGTCAACACTCCTATAGACTTTATGAATAGGATGGAAAATGGAGCGTCTAGAAGTGCTTCAGACGTAGCGTGGATGGAGAAAAGAATTCACCACCTTAAAGATGAGATGTACATGGTTGAGACTAGACTTGAAAGAATGCGGAATGAGCATGCGCTCTTGAAAAAGCAACTACAAGATCTAGAACAGAAATAG
- the LOC130743121 gene encoding protein VASCULAR ASSOCIATED DEATH 1, chloroplastic isoform X6, translated as MASTAVATAGNDEPPPPQQQPTDPSSSSTVDRSDSSNSSPNHIADTEIQFLSPDALKSEEYRQLFRLPPEEVLIEDFNCAIQENILIQGHLYVFVNFICFYSNIFGFETKRIIPFPEVTGIRRAKTAGLFPNAIEILAGSRKHFFASFLSRDEAFNIINDGWLRQGNDASAITEQQETISESSSQENGFITVETVKSSNTLDNESLSTDPSTDTSRCKDLGLPSIGEDPVLVTVPKKQSSVKQVAVPELNNDSPSMSRNWNEEDIDAPTTAEAYTCVAESTFPIEVEAFFRYFFSDDAVNFHGSFHKRCGDKDFKCASWYPQEKFGYARELSFQHPIKIYLGAKFGCCREVQKFRVYRNSHLVVETSQEISDVPYADYFRVEGLWSVKRNMDKPKECCILRVYVNVAFSKKTMWKGKIVQSTIEECREAYATWINMAHEMLKQKNLEKQENGLIAAAVPNGKLNFDREAKTGESSEGSQEQSNPTSRQAQSNVVDPSVVPSMFKELTTKFRSSLKSQSNLSLLLVTIFALIFFMQFSILVLLARPQHVHVNTPIDFMNRMENGASRSASDVAWMEKRIHHLKDEMYMVETRLERMRNEHALLKKQLQDLEQK; from the exons atGGCTTCCACGGCTGTCGCCACCGCCGGAAACGACGAACCACCACCGCCGCAGCAGCAGCCAACGGATCCTTCCTCGTCCTCCACTGTTGATCGGAGCGATTCCTCCAATTCCTCGCCCAATCATATCGCAGATACTGAAATTCAG ttTCTGTCTCCAGATGCATTGAAGAGCGAAGAGTATCGTCAATTGTTTCGTCTTCCACCGGAGGAA GTCCTTATTGAAGATTTTAATTGTGCCATCCAGGAAAACATACTTATTCAG GGTCATTTGTACGTCTTTGTCAACTTTATTTGTTTCTACTCGAACATCTTTGGATTTGAGACCAAG AGAATAATCCCATTCCCCGAAGTCACGGGTATACGGAGGGCAAAGACAGCTGGGCTCTTTCCCAATGCCATTGAAATTCTTGCTGGAAGCAGGAAG CACTTCTTTGCATCCTTCCTATCACGTGATGAAGCTTTCAATATTATTAACGATGGATGGTTGCGGCAGGGCAATGATGCTAGTGCAATTACAGAACAGCAG GAAACAATATCTGAGTCCAGCAGCCAAGAGAATGGATTTATAACTGTTGAAACTGTCAAAAGTTCCAATACACTTGACAACGAGTCACTTTCTACAGACCC GAGCACAGATACTTCCAGGTGCAAAGACTTGGGGCTTCCATCCATTGGAGAGGACCCTGTATTAGTGACGGTTCCAAAGAAACAATCCAGTGTTAAACAGGTTGCTGTACCTGAATTGAACAATGATTCCCCAAGCATGAGTCGGAACTGGAATGAGGAGGATATTGATGCTCCAACAA CCGCAGAAGCTTATACATGTGTTGCAGAATCAACGTTTCCG ATAGAGGTTGAAGCCTTCTTTAGGTACTTTTTCTCAGATGATGCTGTAAATTTTCATGGGTCTTTTCATAAAAGATGTGGTGATAAAG ACTTCAAGTGTGCTTCATGGTATCCTCAGGAGAAATTTGGGTATGCTCGCGAACTGTCATTTCAACATCCAATAAAAATTTATCTTG GAGCAAAATTTGGTTGTTGCCGTGAGGTCCAGAAATTTCGAGTTTACAGAAACAG TCACCTGGTTGTAGAGACATCCCAAGAAATCAGTGATGTACCTTACGCAGATTATTTCCGTGTTGAG GGATTGTGGAGTGTAAAGAGAAACATGGACAAACCAAAGGAATGCTGCATATTACGGGTATATGTGAATGTGGCATTTTCTAAGAAAACTATGTGGAAAG GCAAAATAGTACAGTCAACAATTGAAGAATGCCGAGAGGCTTATGCGACTTGGATCAACATG GCACATGAGATGTTGAAGCAGAAGAACCTTGAAAAACAAG AAAATGGTCTCATTGCTGCTGCAGTTCCAAACGGcaaattgaattttgatagaGAAGCCAAGACTGGCGAATCTTCAGAAGGGTCACAGGAGCAAAGTAACCCCACAAGTAGACAAGCTCAATCAAATGTCGTTGACCCGTCAGTTGTTCCATCTATGTTCAAAGAATTAACGACAAAGTTCAGGTCATCTTTGAAAAGCCAGAGCAATCTTTCCCTGCTCCTTGTTACCATTTTCGCTCTGATTTTCTTCATGCAG TTTAGCATACTTGTGCTATTGGCCAGACCTCAACACGTACATGTCAACACTCCTATAGACTTTATGAATAGGATGGAAAATGGAGCGTCTAGAAGTGCTTCAGACGTAGCGTGGATGGAGAAAAGAATTCACCACCTTAAAGATGAGATGTACATGGTTGAGACTAGACTTGAAAGAATGCGGAATGAGCATGCGCTCTTGAAAAAGCAACTACAAGATCTAGAACAGAAATAG
- the LOC130743121 gene encoding protein VASCULAR ASSOCIATED DEATH 1, chloroplastic isoform X2, translated as MASTAVATAGNDEPPPPQQQPTDPSSSSTVDRSDSSNSSPNHIADTEIQFLSPDALKSEEYRQLFRLPPEEVLIEDFNCAIQENILIQGHLYVFVNFICFYSNIFGFETKRIIPFPEVTGIRRAKTAGLFPNAIEILAGSRKQHFFASFLSRDEAFNIINDGWLRQGNDASAITEQQETISESSSQENGFITVETVKSSNTLDNESLSTDPSTDTSRCKDLGLPSIGEDPVLVTVPKKQSSVKQVAVPELNNDSPSMSRNWNEEDIDAPTTAEAYTCVAESTFPIYKMQIEVEAFFRYFFSDDAVNFHGSFHKRCGDKDFKCASWYPQEKFGYARELSFQHPIKIYLGAKFGCCREVQKFRVYRNSHLVVETSQEISDVPYADYFRVEGLWSVKRNMDKPKECCILRVYVNVAFSKKTMWKGKIVQSTIEECREAYATWINMAHEMLKQKNLEKQENGLIAAAVPNGKLNFDREAKTGESSEGSQEQSNPTSRQAQSNVVDPSVVPSMFKELTTKFRSSLKSQSNLSLLLVTIFALIFFMQFSILVLLARPQHVHVNTPIDFMNRMENGASRSASDVAWMEKRIHHLKDEMYMVETRLERMRNEHALLKKQLQDLEQK; from the exons atGGCTTCCACGGCTGTCGCCACCGCCGGAAACGACGAACCACCACCGCCGCAGCAGCAGCCAACGGATCCTTCCTCGTCCTCCACTGTTGATCGGAGCGATTCCTCCAATTCCTCGCCCAATCATATCGCAGATACTGAAATTCAG ttTCTGTCTCCAGATGCATTGAAGAGCGAAGAGTATCGTCAATTGTTTCGTCTTCCACCGGAGGAA GTCCTTATTGAAGATTTTAATTGTGCCATCCAGGAAAACATACTTATTCAG GGTCATTTGTACGTCTTTGTCAACTTTATTTGTTTCTACTCGAACATCTTTGGATTTGAGACCAAG AGAATAATCCCATTCCCCGAAGTCACGGGTATACGGAGGGCAAAGACAGCTGGGCTCTTTCCCAATGCCATTGAAATTCTTGCTGGAAGCAGGAAG CAGCACTTCTTTGCATCCTTCCTATCACGTGATGAAGCTTTCAATATTATTAACGATGGATGGTTGCGGCAGGGCAATGATGCTAGTGCAATTACAGAACAGCAG GAAACAATATCTGAGTCCAGCAGCCAAGAGAATGGATTTATAACTGTTGAAACTGTCAAAAGTTCCAATACACTTGACAACGAGTCACTTTCTACAGACCC GAGCACAGATACTTCCAGGTGCAAAGACTTGGGGCTTCCATCCATTGGAGAGGACCCTGTATTAGTGACGGTTCCAAAGAAACAATCCAGTGTTAAACAGGTTGCTGTACCTGAATTGAACAATGATTCCCCAAGCATGAGTCGGAACTGGAATGAGGAGGATATTGATGCTCCAACAA CCGCAGAAGCTTATACATGTGTTGCAGAATCAACGTTTCCG atttacaAAATGCAGATAGAGGTTGAAGCCTTCTTTAGGTACTTTTTCTCAGATGATGCTGTAAATTTTCATGGGTCTTTTCATAAAAGATGTGGTGATAAAG ACTTCAAGTGTGCTTCATGGTATCCTCAGGAGAAATTTGGGTATGCTCGCGAACTGTCATTTCAACATCCAATAAAAATTTATCTTG GAGCAAAATTTGGTTGTTGCCGTGAGGTCCAGAAATTTCGAGTTTACAGAAACAG TCACCTGGTTGTAGAGACATCCCAAGAAATCAGTGATGTACCTTACGCAGATTATTTCCGTGTTGAG GGATTGTGGAGTGTAAAGAGAAACATGGACAAACCAAAGGAATGCTGCATATTACGGGTATATGTGAATGTGGCATTTTCTAAGAAAACTATGTGGAAAG GCAAAATAGTACAGTCAACAATTGAAGAATGCCGAGAGGCTTATGCGACTTGGATCAACATG GCACATGAGATGTTGAAGCAGAAGAACCTTGAAAAACAAG AAAATGGTCTCATTGCTGCTGCAGTTCCAAACGGcaaattgaattttgatagaGAAGCCAAGACTGGCGAATCTTCAGAAGGGTCACAGGAGCAAAGTAACCCCACAAGTAGACAAGCTCAATCAAATGTCGTTGACCCGTCAGTTGTTCCATCTATGTTCAAAGAATTAACGACAAAGTTCAGGTCATCTTTGAAAAGCCAGAGCAATCTTTCCCTGCTCCTTGTTACCATTTTCGCTCTGATTTTCTTCATGCAG TTTAGCATACTTGTGCTATTGGCCAGACCTCAACACGTACATGTCAACACTCCTATAGACTTTATGAATAGGATGGAAAATGGAGCGTCTAGAAGTGCTTCAGACGTAGCGTGGATGGAGAAAAGAATTCACCACCTTAAAGATGAGATGTACATGGTTGAGACTAGACTTGAAAGAATGCGGAATGAGCATGCGCTCTTGAAAAAGCAACTACAAGATCTAGAACAGAAATAG
- the LOC130743121 gene encoding protein VASCULAR ASSOCIATED DEATH 1, chloroplastic isoform X3 — MASTAVATAGNDEPPPPQQQPTDPSSSSTVDRSDSSNSSPNHIADTEIQFLSPDALKSEEYRQLFRLPPEEVLIEDFNCAIQENILIQGHLYVFVNFICFYSNIFGFETKRIIPFPEVTGIRRAKTAGLFPNAIEILAGSRKHFFASFLSRDEAFNIINDGWLRQGNDASAITEQQETISESSSQENGFITVETVKSSNTLDNESLSTDPSTDTSRCKDLGLPSIGEDPVLVTVPKKQSSVKQVAVPELNNDSPSMSRNWNEEDIDAPTTAEAYTCVAESTFPIYKMQIEVEAFFRYFFSDDAVNFHGSFHKRCGDKDFKCASWYPQEKFGYARELSFQHPIKIYLGAKFGCCREVQKFRVYRNSHLVVETSQEISDVPYADYFRVEGLWSVKRNMDKPKECCILRVYVNVAFSKKTMWKGKIVQSTIEECREAYATWINMAHEMLKQKNLEKQENGLIAAAVPNGKLNFDREAKTGESSEGSQEQSNPTSRQAQSNVVDPSVVPSMFKELTTKFRSSLKSQSNLSLLLVTIFALIFFMQQFSILVLLARPQHVHVNTPIDFMNRMENGASRSASDVAWMEKRIHHLKDEMYMVETRLERMRNEHALLKKQLQDLEQK; from the exons atGGCTTCCACGGCTGTCGCCACCGCCGGAAACGACGAACCACCACCGCCGCAGCAGCAGCCAACGGATCCTTCCTCGTCCTCCACTGTTGATCGGAGCGATTCCTCCAATTCCTCGCCCAATCATATCGCAGATACTGAAATTCAG ttTCTGTCTCCAGATGCATTGAAGAGCGAAGAGTATCGTCAATTGTTTCGTCTTCCACCGGAGGAA GTCCTTATTGAAGATTTTAATTGTGCCATCCAGGAAAACATACTTATTCAG GGTCATTTGTACGTCTTTGTCAACTTTATTTGTTTCTACTCGAACATCTTTGGATTTGAGACCAAG AGAATAATCCCATTCCCCGAAGTCACGGGTATACGGAGGGCAAAGACAGCTGGGCTCTTTCCCAATGCCATTGAAATTCTTGCTGGAAGCAGGAAG CACTTCTTTGCATCCTTCCTATCACGTGATGAAGCTTTCAATATTATTAACGATGGATGGTTGCGGCAGGGCAATGATGCTAGTGCAATTACAGAACAGCAG GAAACAATATCTGAGTCCAGCAGCCAAGAGAATGGATTTATAACTGTTGAAACTGTCAAAAGTTCCAATACACTTGACAACGAGTCACTTTCTACAGACCC GAGCACAGATACTTCCAGGTGCAAAGACTTGGGGCTTCCATCCATTGGAGAGGACCCTGTATTAGTGACGGTTCCAAAGAAACAATCCAGTGTTAAACAGGTTGCTGTACCTGAATTGAACAATGATTCCCCAAGCATGAGTCGGAACTGGAATGAGGAGGATATTGATGCTCCAACAA CCGCAGAAGCTTATACATGTGTTGCAGAATCAACGTTTCCG atttacaAAATGCAGATAGAGGTTGAAGCCTTCTTTAGGTACTTTTTCTCAGATGATGCTGTAAATTTTCATGGGTCTTTTCATAAAAGATGTGGTGATAAAG ACTTCAAGTGTGCTTCATGGTATCCTCAGGAGAAATTTGGGTATGCTCGCGAACTGTCATTTCAACATCCAATAAAAATTTATCTTG GAGCAAAATTTGGTTGTTGCCGTGAGGTCCAGAAATTTCGAGTTTACAGAAACAG TCACCTGGTTGTAGAGACATCCCAAGAAATCAGTGATGTACCTTACGCAGATTATTTCCGTGTTGAG GGATTGTGGAGTGTAAAGAGAAACATGGACAAACCAAAGGAATGCTGCATATTACGGGTATATGTGAATGTGGCATTTTCTAAGAAAACTATGTGGAAAG GCAAAATAGTACAGTCAACAATTGAAGAATGCCGAGAGGCTTATGCGACTTGGATCAACATG GCACATGAGATGTTGAAGCAGAAGAACCTTGAAAAACAAG AAAATGGTCTCATTGCTGCTGCAGTTCCAAACGGcaaattgaattttgatagaGAAGCCAAGACTGGCGAATCTTCAGAAGGGTCACAGGAGCAAAGTAACCCCACAAGTAGACAAGCTCAATCAAATGTCGTTGACCCGTCAGTTGTTCCATCTATGTTCAAAGAATTAACGACAAAGTTCAGGTCATCTTTGAAAAGCCAGAGCAATCTTTCCCTGCTCCTTGTTACCATTTTCGCTCTGATTTTCTTCATGCAG CAGTTTAGCATACTTGTGCTATTGGCCAGACCTCAACACGTACATGTCAACACTCCTATAGACTTTATGAATAGGATGGAAAATGGAGCGTCTAGAAGTGCTTCAGACGTAGCGTGGATGGAGAAAAGAATTCACCACCTTAAAGATGAGATGTACATGGTTGAGACTAGACTTGAAAGAATGCGGAATGAGCATGCGCTCTTGAAAAAGCAACTACAAGATCTAGAACAGAAATAG